A stretch of Lathyrus oleraceus cultivar Zhongwan6 chromosome 6, CAAS_Psat_ZW6_1.0, whole genome shotgun sequence DNA encodes these proteins:
- the LOC127093510 gene encoding annexin D5, whose product MTTLTIPPTIPSPREDAKKLHKAFKGLGCDTTRVIQILAHRNSEQRSLIQQEYETTYSEPLSKRLSSEIRGHLKKALLLWLHDPPTRDAKITRSALTSSVVDNQATTEIICSRTPSQLRRLKEVYLSNYHSPLERDIENQTSGDHKKLLLGYITTPRYEGPEFDHLMVEEDAKQLYKSGEKKIGTDEKTFIRIFTERSTTHLAAVSSAYTASFGNSLDKAIKSETSGSFMRGLLTILRCATDSNMYFAKLLRKSMKGIGTDDRRLIRVIVTRTEIDMVHIKAAYYSQYGKPLTHAVRSDTSGHYEDFLIHLLGTDY is encoded by the exons ATGACAACCTTAACCATACCTCCTACGATACCATCCCCTCGTGAAGATGCTAAAAAGTTGCACAAAGCTTTCAAAG GTCTTGGGTGTGACACAACAAGGGTTATTCAAATCCTTGCTCACAGGAATTCAGAACAACGTTCCCTTATTCAACAAGAGTATGAAACTACCTATTCTGAACCACTTTCCAAACGTTTATCTTCAGAGATTCGTGGCCATCTCAAG AAAGCATTGTTACTTTGGTTGCATGATCCACCAACAAGAGATGCTAAAATAACAAGGAGTGCATTAACTTCATCGGTTGTTGATAATCAAGCAACTACAGAAATAATATGTTCTCGTACACCATCACAATTAAGGAGATTAAAAGAAGTTTATCTCTCAAATTATCATTCTCCTCTTGAGCGTGACATTGAAAATCAAACTAGTGGTGATCATAAGAAG TTGTTGCTTGGATATATAACTACACCACGTTATGAAGGCCCAGAATTTGATCATCTAATGGTAGAAGAAGATGCTAAACAACTATATAAATCTGGGGAGAAGAAAATAGGAACTGATGAGAAAACGTTTATAAGAATCTTTACTGAAAGAAGTACTACACATTTAGCTGCAGTTAGTTCTGCATACACTGCCTCATTTGGAAACTCATTAGATAag GCAATAAAGAGTGAAACATCTGGATCTTTTATGCGAGGTTTATTGACCATACTTAGATGTGCAACTGACTCTAACATGTACTTTGCTAAG CTTTTGCGCAAGTCAATGAAGGGCATTGGAACTGATGATCGTAGACTAATTAGGGTAATTGTGACAAGGACTGAGATTGACATGGTGCATATAAAAGCAGCATATTATAGTCAATATGGAAAACCATTAACACATGCAGTTCGTTCAGATACAAGTGGACATTATGAAGACTTTCTTATCCATCTCTTAGGTACTGATTATTAG